In Opisthocomus hoazin isolate bOpiHoa1 chromosome 3, bOpiHoa1.hap1, whole genome shotgun sequence, a genomic segment contains:
- the CHCHD7 gene encoding coiled-coil-helix-coiled-coil-helix domain-containing protein 7 yields the protein MSRHAQQLRDHEINPCVAETDASRKCMDDNNYNRDMCTAYFLKYKRCRKFWHDIMMQRRRNGVKPEMPSAEERRKMLESMGKPY from the exons ATGTCCAGGCATGCACAACAGCTTAGAGACCATGAGATAAATCCCTGTGTAGCG GAAACGGATGCCTCTAGGAAATGTATGGATGACAACAACTATAACAGGGATATGTGTACTGCTTATTTTTTGAAGTacaaaagatgcagaaaattCTGG CATGACATTATGATGCAAAGGAGAAGAAATGGTGTGAAACCAGAGATGCcctcagcagaagaaagaaggaaaatgttggAATCAATGGGGAAGCCCTACTGA